A genomic segment from Candidatus Brocadia sinica JPN1 encodes:
- a CDS encoding TonB-dependent receptor, with protein MRYLLILLVITLAPNFYCKTASPGETSESAPTKYLSEEKEAEGGEEMPKQSAWQKATGEQGKAGSSTSYLGDIDFSHQPEESDNNTGNSTDTVQQPTNATSSAADAFLLPEVLVFGQADSLLGIAGAASQGTRGKDELEWRTLSRPGEVLEAVPGVIVTQHSGAGKANQFFLRGFNLDHGTDFATSVNGVPVNLPTHGHGQGYTDLNFMIPELIERVDFRKGPYYADLGDFSSAGAADIHYVSFLPQSIAQVEGGSFGYARSLYASSHLVGSGNILSAVELFHNDGPWTEPDDYKRINGVLRYSRGTPEWGYSITSMSYAGNWNATDQIAQRALDVIPGFDRFDSLGSNDGGDSQRHSLSAEWHRADTDSSTKVLLYGFYYDLDLFSNFTYFLDSPQGDQFEQEDKRGVGGLKASHTWYGDIFSRDMENTVGLQIRSDSIKNGLFQTVNRHRTDKVDYDGETISGTTREDDVWEASLSPYVENKVQWADKFRTVFGLRMDYYYFDVDGDLSANSGTRDDALVSPKGSLIFGPWAKTEYYLSGGFGFHSNSGRGVTQHVDPKTGDPVESADPLVRTKGVEIGVRTTIVKGLQSTLALWLLDIDSELVFSGDAGSTEASAPTRRYGVEWTNYYTPTKWLSLDADFSFSHAEFRETVEGEGVQGRHIPGAIDSVISTGIAFYQPGERGLFSELRLRFFGPRPLTEDNSVRSGSTSLLSAKVGYNFNENWTISVEGFNLLDNRDHEIDYYYPSRLKEEDAPHNDIHFKPVEPIAVRAALTFRF; from the coding sequence ATGAGGTATCTTTTAATTTTGTTGGTAATTACTTTGGCGCCTAACTTTTATTGTAAAACCGCTTCACCTGGGGAAACATCAGAATCTGCTCCAACAAAATATCTTTCGGAAGAAAAGGAAGCAGAGGGCGGCGAGGAAATGCCAAAGCAATCAGCATGGCAGAAGGCAACAGGAGAACAAGGTAAAGCCGGTTCTTCGACGTCATATTTAGGAGATATAGATTTTTCTCACCAACCAGAAGAAAGTGACAACAATACCGGTAATTCAACAGACACCGTTCAACAGCCCACAAATGCAACGTCTTCTGCAGCAGATGCATTTCTTTTGCCGGAAGTATTAGTCTTTGGACAAGCGGACAGTCTGCTCGGTATCGCAGGCGCGGCATCTCAAGGTACTAGAGGGAAGGACGAGTTGGAATGGCGCACCCTGTCGCGCCCCGGCGAAGTGCTGGAGGCGGTTCCCGGCGTTATCGTCACCCAGCACAGTGGCGCCGGTAAAGCGAATCAGTTCTTTCTGCGCGGCTTTAATCTTGACCACGGAACAGACTTTGCCACATCGGTCAACGGCGTTCCGGTAAATCTGCCCACCCATGGACATGGCCAGGGCTATACTGATTTGAATTTCATGATCCCTGAACTGATCGAGCGTGTGGATTTCCGAAAAGGACCTTATTATGCAGACCTCGGTGATTTTTCCTCCGCAGGCGCCGCAGACATCCACTATGTTAGTTTTCTTCCGCAAAGTATAGCGCAGGTGGAAGGCGGCAGTTTCGGATATGCGCGTAGCCTGTATGCCTCATCACATCTTGTCGGAAGTGGAAATATCCTTTCTGCCGTTGAATTATTCCATAATGACGGCCCCTGGACCGAGCCGGACGATTACAAGAGGATAAATGGTGTATTGCGCTACAGTCGGGGCACACCAGAGTGGGGCTATAGCATAACATCCATGTCATACGCCGGGAACTGGAACGCAACCGACCAAATTGCCCAACGCGCCCTGGATGTAATTCCTGGTTTTGACCGTTTCGATTCTCTGGGTTCAAACGACGGCGGCGACTCGCAACGTCACAGTCTTTCCGCGGAATGGCACCGTGCTGATACAGATTCTTCCACGAAAGTATTGTTATACGGATTCTACTATGACCTTGATCTATTTTCCAATTTCACCTATTTTCTTGATAGTCCTCAGGGTGATCAGTTTGAGCAAGAAGACAAGCGGGGAGTCGGAGGGCTAAAGGCCAGTCATACATGGTATGGCGATATCTTTAGCCGTGATATGGAAAACACCGTTGGCCTGCAAATACGCAGCGATTCGATTAAAAATGGCCTGTTCCAAACCGTCAACCGTCATCGCACGGATAAGGTTGATTATGACGGTGAAACGATTTCCGGCACAACCCGTGAGGATGATGTGTGGGAGGCGAGTCTTTCCCCCTATGTCGAGAATAAGGTTCAATGGGCGGACAAATTCCGCACGGTTTTTGGATTGCGAATGGATTATTACTACTTTGATGTAGACGGTGATTTGTCCGCCAACTCAGGCACACGAGATGATGCGCTCGTTAGTCCAAAAGGGTCGCTTATCTTCGGTCCGTGGGCCAAAACGGAGTACTACCTGAGCGGTGGCTTCGGTTTCCACAGCAATTCTGGACGCGGTGTGACACAACATGTTGATCCAAAGACAGGAGATCCTGTGGAATCCGCAGATCCTTTGGTGCGTACAAAAGGGGTGGAAATCGGTGTACGCACAACTATTGTTAAGGGGTTGCAAAGCACGTTAGCGCTGTGGTTGCTGGATATTGATTCTGAGCTGGTTTTTTCCGGAGACGCTGGTAGCACCGAAGCCAGCGCTCCGACCAGGCGTTATGGTGTCGAGTGGACAAATTACTACACACCCACCAAATGGCTCTCCCTGGATGCCGATTTCTCGTTTTCGCACGCTGAGTTTCGTGAAACTGTTGAGGGTGAAGGAGTGCAGGGTAGGCACATACCCGGCGCAATTGACAGCGTTATATCCACGGGAATTGCGTTCTATCAGCCAGGCGAACGTGGCCTCTTCAGTGAACTACGGTTGCGTTTTTTTGGCCCCCGTCCTCTTACGGAAGACAATAGCGTCCGTTCCGGATCAACCAGTCTGTTGAGCGCGAAGGTGGGCTATAATTTCAACGAAAATTGGACTATCAGTGTCGAGGGTTTCAACCTCCTTGACAACAGGGATCACGAGATTGATTATTATTATCCATCGCGCTTGAAAGAGGAGGACGCTCCTCATAATGACATTCACTTTAAACCGGTTGAACCCATTGCGGTACGTGCCGCGCTGACTTTCCGGTTTTAA